One genomic segment of Paraburkholderia caffeinilytica includes these proteins:
- a CDS encoding nucleoside hydrolase, translating to MMNAFDPTQDRRAFLRTAMGLAASASAWPMLAAASSGAEAADAASGTPSSSAPALQSGARRSVIIDCDPGQDDAIAILFALGASDRLDVRAITTVAGNVPLNLTERNARIVRDWAERRQSLPVYAGCPRPLTRELITAANVHGKTGLEGVPLHEPLAPLAPQHAVAFLIDTLRAAPSHSVTLCALGPLTNLATAFTEAPEIRNGIREIVLMGGAFFERGNITPAAEFNIYVDPQAAQVVFASGVPIVVLPRDVAVKAPITPARIAPIRALGNRCGTMAADIMAAEVAYQKGRRGVEEAPMYDPCATGYLIEPSLFKGREVNVTIETVGEWTLGETVVDWSGHSGRKPNATWITEVDADGFYAALRARLATLP from the coding sequence ATGATGAACGCCTTCGATCCAACGCAGGACCGGCGCGCGTTTCTGCGCACGGCCATGGGACTGGCAGCAAGTGCATCGGCGTGGCCGATGCTGGCCGCCGCATCAAGTGGTGCCGAAGCGGCTGACGCGGCCAGCGGCACGCCCTCTTCGAGCGCGCCCGCTTTGCAAAGCGGCGCGCGCCGCAGCGTGATCATCGATTGCGATCCGGGTCAGGACGACGCGATTGCGATCCTGTTCGCCCTCGGCGCGAGCGACCGGCTCGACGTGCGCGCGATCACGACGGTTGCGGGCAACGTGCCGCTCAACCTCACCGAACGCAATGCGCGCATCGTGCGTGACTGGGCCGAGCGTAGGCAGTCGCTGCCGGTCTATGCCGGCTGCCCGCGCCCGCTGACGCGCGAACTGATCACGGCCGCCAACGTGCACGGCAAGACCGGTCTCGAAGGCGTGCCGCTGCACGAACCGCTTGCGCCTCTCGCGCCGCAGCACGCGGTCGCGTTCCTGATCGACACTTTGCGCGCGGCGCCGTCACATAGCGTGACGCTGTGCGCGCTCGGGCCGTTGACCAACCTCGCCACCGCGTTCACCGAAGCGCCGGAGATCCGCAACGGCATCCGCGAAATCGTGCTGATGGGGGGCGCTTTCTTCGAACGCGGCAACATCACGCCCGCGGCCGAATTCAATATCTACGTCGACCCGCAGGCCGCGCAAGTCGTGTTTGCGAGCGGTGTGCCGATCGTGGTGCTGCCGCGCGACGTCGCCGTCAAAGCGCCGATCACGCCGGCCCGGATCGCGCCGATTCGCGCGCTCGGCAATCGCTGCGGCACCATGGCCGCCGACATCATGGCCGCGGAAGTCGCGTATCAGAAGGGACGCCGGGGCGTCGAAGAAGCGCCGATGTACGATCCTTGCGCGACCGGCTACCTGATCGAGCCGTCCCTGTTCAAAGGACGCGAAGTCAACGTGACGATCGAGACAGTCGGCGAATGGACGCTCGGTGAAACCGTGGTGGACTGGAGCGGACATAGCGGCCGCAAGCCGAACGCAACCTGGATCACCGAAGTCGACGCGGACGGTTTTTATGCCGCCTTGCGCGCTCGGCTCGCCACGCTGCCGTGA
- a CDS encoding porin: protein MKLLKFAPLAIAGALSSAAHAQSSVTLYGLISAGVGYATNQGGKNAWQALSGTNQNPRWGLKGVEDLGGGTTAIFQLENGFNVMTGTASQNGREFGRQAFVGLASKKFGTLTFGRQYDTVHDYVGPVIIASNGVNIGDNDNGYNDIRVQNAVKYVTPNYRGLKATAEYGFSNATGFANNNAYSFGAGYENGPLKWSVVYAQYNNPFSATNQDGAISNDYASSLLIFAKSALHPAAYASKQRIFGTGGFYTVGPAQFAALFTDVRYDYLDGSHLHLQNYNLNLNYHVSPAFVLGAAYAFTDGKYDVINTSPKWHQVNLQADYFLSKRTDVALTVIAQQAAGDAQHAQIFAYAQSTGIRQMIATVGMRHVF, encoded by the coding sequence ATGAAACTACTCAAGTTCGCCCCTCTCGCGATCGCCGGCGCGCTCTCCAGCGCCGCCCATGCGCAAAGCAGCGTGACGCTGTATGGCCTGATTTCGGCGGGCGTCGGCTATGCGACGAATCAAGGCGGCAAGAACGCGTGGCAGGCGCTCTCGGGGACCAACCAGAACCCGCGCTGGGGTTTGAAGGGCGTCGAAGATCTGGGCGGCGGCACGACCGCGATCTTCCAGCTGGAAAACGGCTTTAACGTAATGACCGGCACCGCGTCGCAAAATGGCCGCGAATTCGGCCGGCAGGCGTTTGTCGGGCTCGCCAGCAAAAAATTCGGTACGTTGACCTTCGGCCGTCAGTACGACACGGTGCACGACTACGTCGGCCCGGTGATCATCGCGAGCAACGGCGTCAACATCGGCGACAACGACAACGGCTATAACGACATCCGCGTGCAAAACGCGGTCAAGTACGTGACGCCCAACTATCGCGGCCTGAAGGCCACGGCCGAGTATGGTTTCAGCAACGCCACCGGTTTCGCCAACAACAACGCGTACAGTTTCGGCGCCGGCTACGAGAACGGCCCGCTGAAGTGGAGCGTGGTCTACGCGCAGTACAACAACCCGTTCAGCGCGACCAATCAGGACGGCGCGATTTCGAACGACTACGCCTCGTCGCTACTGATCTTCGCGAAGAGCGCGCTGCATCCGGCTGCGTATGCGAGCAAGCAGCGCATCTTCGGCACGGGTGGTTTCTATACGGTCGGCCCCGCGCAATTTGCAGCGCTCTTCACCGATGTCCGCTACGATTATCTCGACGGTTCGCATCTGCATTTGCAGAACTACAACCTGAACCTGAACTACCACGTGAGCCCTGCGTTCGTTCTCGGCGCGGCGTATGCCTTCACCGACGGCAAATACGATGTGATCAACACGAGCCCCAAATGGCATCAGGTCAATCTGCAAGCCGACTATTTCCTGTCGAAACGCACCGACGTCGCGCTGACGGTGATCGCGCAGCAAGCCGCTGGCGACGCGCAACACGCGCAGATCTTCGCCTATGCGCAATCCACCGGCATCCGCCAGATGATCGCGACGGTCGGCATGCGCCACGTGTTCTGA